In the Euphorbia lathyris chromosome 5, ddEupLath1.1, whole genome shotgun sequence genome, one interval contains:
- the LOC136230516 gene encoding transcription factor MYB101, translated as MEMEGGVSKCVNIQGLKKGPWTAAEDAILMEYVRKHGEGNWNSVQKNSGLMRCGKSCRLRWANHLRPNLKKGSFTPDEERIIIDLHAKLGNKWARMASQLPGRTDNEIKNFWNTRMKRRQRAGLPIYPQEFHEDQHQHQKHPNSPFSTLLSSRKPPYNPSLPFLDSITFSPQNHFHNSFYSNPTLQFKSFGGHHSNVSHLSPFNQNFPDQSIPRTPPLLHYNNNNVDLENNMSFTSLIMGDQTAFIPELPSNQNVGVCLQNETRQIEDNRSSGLLDTLLLESHHLLRKENMNHEDKGKRKVQDPSDQEDDDDEEQEEKQGCKRLKFSSTNSGIASASDDITSSQSSIGMKANEEPMEEMNSMDDDLLSLLDNFPSTTPLPEWYRTRNVSEGMSSGTTEVEAQHQQDDSPIRPPSTHETPNVEWGLGSSYWNNMPSIC; from the exons atggaaaTGGAAGGCGGTGTTTCAAAATGTGTGAATATTCAAGGCCTTAAAAAGGGCCCTTGGACAGCTGCAGAAGATGCTATTTTGATGGAATATGTGAGAAAACATGGTGAAGGGAATTGGAATTCTGTTCAAAAGAATTCTGGTTTGATGAGGTGTGGTAAAAGTTGCAGGCTCAGATGGGCTAACCATTTGAGGCCTAATCTCAAGAAAGGTTCTTTTACGCCTGATGAAGAAAGAATCATCATTGACCTTCATGCAAAACTTGGTAACAAATGGGCTCGTATGGCGTCTCAG CTTCCTGGAAGAACAGATAATGAAATCAAGAATTTCTGGAACACAAGAATGAAGAGAAGACAAAGAGCAGGTTTGCCTATATATCCACAAGAATTCCATGAAgatcaacatcaacatcaaaAACATCCAAATTCTCCATTCTCCACTCTCCTTTCTTCTCGAAAACCGCCCTACAATCCCTCTCTTCCATTCCTTGACTCCATCACTTTCTCTCCTCAAAATCATTTCCATAATTCATTCTACTCCAACCCCACTCTCCAATTTAAATCATTTGGAGGTCATCATAGCAATGTCTCTCATCTATCTCCCTTCAATCAAAACTTTCCAGATCAATCAATCCCAAGAACTCCACCATTGCTTCATTATAATAACAACAACGTTGATTTGGAAAATAACATGAGTTTTACTTCATTGATAATGGGAGATCAAACTGCTTTTATTCCTGAGCTCCCTTCCAACCAAAACGTCGGAGTTTGCCTCCAAAATGAAACAAGACAGATTGAAGATAACAGGAGCAGTGGTCTCTTGGATACTTTGTTATTGGAATCTCATCATCTTTTGCGAAAAGAAAACATGAATCATGAGGATAAAGGCAAACGGAAAGTCCAAGACCCCAGtgatcaagaagatgatgatgatgaagaacaagaagagaAACAAGGTTGCAAGAGACTTAAATTCTCATCAACAAATAGCGGCATAGCCTCTGCTTCTGACGATATAACTTCTTCTCAATCATCAATTG GAATGAAAGCAAATGAGGAGCCAATGGAGGAAATGAACTCCATGGATGACGACTTGTTAAGTTTGCTTGACAACTTTCCGTCGACAACTCCGCTACCGGAGTGGTACCGGACAAGAAATGTAAGTGAAGGAATGTCATCTGGAACAACAGAAGTTGAAGCTCAACATCAACAAGATGATTCACCGATTAGGCCTCCATCTACACATGAAACCCCCAATGTTGAATGGGGCTTAGGATCATCCTATTGGAATAACATGCCAAGTATTTGCTAA